A region of the Melanotaenia boesemani isolate fMelBoe1 chromosome 6, fMelBoe1.pri, whole genome shotgun sequence genome:
GGGTATTTAGCATAATGTTTTAAGGGTCTCCTTGTATATTGAAATATGTAATAGAAGTGACATAATTTGCTGAGAAAATTGCTTTTCAAGCTGATTGTTTCATAGCAACAAGCACACGAAGTAGCAGAATACCTGATACTTGTTCTGCAACATCGTGCAGCACAAACCAGTCATCTTCCACTTTTCTTGGTTGTGGCTGGTTAACCAACACCACAGCTGGTCTCACAGCTTCCATCACATAATCTggttttggttcagctggtggAGTGACACGCTGAACCACAGCAactgacacagaaacacaaaatgaataaatctgatGCTAACATTTGAGTGCAGCATACACAGGCTAACAGGGAATAAGTGGTACCTGGGAGCATGACTACTGGTTTCCCTCGTGTGACATCAAACAGCTTAAACCAATCATtttctcctcctgtctctgAAAGTGGTGCAAGTTGGCTCGGTCTAATTTCAGAAATGCGTGTCCCATCTTGCCTCCTGTCCACACCAATTATCACCTTCTTGTATGTTCTAGTTTCTGTAGTTTTCACCTCAGCCTCAAATGTCTTCTTCATATCCCGAACAATCTCAAGTGGAGTAGCTGGCACAGACAAGAGGGTGAAAGAAGCTGTGTGACGGTAGCAGATTCACTGAAATAAAGCAAACATCTTGTCTGGGatgcaaacatttaaataactATATACCTGTTGGTACTGTAACTGCTTTTCCGTGAACAGCATCaaacagaataaaccagtcaTCATCGATCTTTGGCAGCTGCTGAAAAGGCTGCGGGCTAATCTGGTCAAGATAAAACTTTGGCTGCACACTTTCTGCTTTAGCTGGAACAGCTGGATAGATTTTAGATGGTGGTGGCAcataaactgaaagaaaaaaataataatcttctACTTTGACACCTTTTAAATTCCAGATAATCTTTTGACATGATAacttgcaaaacaaaaagacattttgggGCTCTGGGTACCTGGAGGCACATAAGAAGTCGCTCTGGAAACGAAATCCAGCAGCAAAAACCAATCATCCTCTCCCTCCCTCATTGGTAGCAACATTTTCTGCTCTGGAAGCTGCTTGTCGTCTTTCTGCATCAAAATTTCCTCAACTACAATGTCCGACCTGGACTTTACAGTCAAAACCTTACTCACACTGGAGACACTTTCTCTGTGATAAACCTGAGAGGACTCAGCCATGGAAACtatggaaaacaaaatgaaagagcGACATAAGACAATTGagcacaataagaaaaaaacgaCTTAAAAGATGCATGTGGAAAAATCTGCAGTACCTGGAGGCACAAAAGATGTTTGTCTAATAGGAACATCCAGCAGCATAAACCAGTCATCTTCCCTCTCAACtggaatcagttttatttctgtgtccCTGACTAAAACCTTTGCTCTTTGTTCTCGCTGCTTGACAGCCATTACTTCAGTCAGAGAGACACCTTCTTTTGGGGTCacttcaacaacaaaaacaaaagaaataataaaaattaaacataaaaacactatGGATATGAAAAAACGCAAAAGGAAAACTAATTGCCTTCATAAAACTGGGAAGAAGAACAGGGGAAGTTCACCTATACCTGGTGGCACATATGTTGTTTTACTGGGAAGAACATCCAACAACTTAAACCAGTCATCTTCTCTGTCCGCCACCTGCTGTTGTAGGATTTCTTCTAGATACCTCGGTGCCTCTTGTATTATCTGTCTCTCTTCAATTAGTACCTTTTCCTCTTCTACATCTCCGGCCACAGAGACAAAAGCTTGGTCATCTGTCTGGGCTCTCTCTCTTAATGTGACTGATGAGTAAAGTCAGGAGAAAGCAGTGACACGACTTCCTTTCCATGCATGTGTAATATAAAAgcacaagaaaaaaaggtgttttGAAAAACAGTGCGGGACGTGTGGTACCTTGTGGTAAATAAGATGTTTCTCTGGGAGGAACTTCCAGCAGCACAAACCAAGAGTCATCGACTCTTCCTACGACATACGGTTGCTGTAGGATCTCAGGCACTCTCCACACTTCCTCCTGTCTTACTTTCCTCTCCTCAactttaacttctgttttcacCACAAGGGCAGCAACCTCAGACTTCGAGCTGAAATATTCACTTCCATTCCCTTCCACAGCAGTAATCAAATTAGGAGAGTAAAGATAGGTAGTATGTGACCACAGGAGCAAATATACAGCAGCTTATTGTAAAAGAAGCAAAGCAGGACATGACGTAGTTTTCACTTGCaaaaaactacataaatatgcaaataaatggatatgtgtatgtgcatttactcatttttgctctttttaaagTCTTAACCATATtcaatttatcatttatatcaCTGACTTTGTCATGCTGATTTTCTAAATACCTACAACAGTGATTAATTTCATACTGATGTCCACATATGTGTGCACATATTAAAGCTGGTATTTCTTGATATAATATAAATTTCTGAAATGCAAAGATTTATATGTGCATGTTTTCCCTCCTTTCTCAAATTAGTTATGAAATGCTGTGTTGGGGTTTGTTGGCTTTTATTTTCCCCTCTTTTCTCATTTTGATaggaaaaaacaataaaggatTGTTAACTTCATAATAATGGTCAAACAGTGGAGTCTCATAGAAGTAACCAGCAGAGGTATAATGCAAACAGAACTAATTGGTTAATATGTTTATGCTTGCCACTTTATCTATTTTAACATCATTAGAACAATAAATGGGTTAGTAGAGGTCCACAGCTGTTTGCAAAATTACATACTGTACCTGCTGGTTTATATAGAGGGCGATGAAAAAGTTCAAACCAGTCATCTTCATCTTCCATCTGAACATGATCCTCGGCCTGACCCCTCCCCGTAACCTCTTTCTGTGTCCTCTCCTCCGCTATCTCCCATTTGTCTAACACTGTCCCACCAGACTGTCCTCCATCTTCTACTGTTACCCTCTTTTTAGCGGTACGCTCCACCCTCTGATATGCTACTACAGAGGTGGTACCAGCAAGTTCTGGAGAAGCAAACTTCTCCTCCACCTCGCCTTGCCATTCTTTTTCGATCTGGCGTAGCTTCTCTCTCAAACTCTCATCTAAAAGATTCTCTTGCGTCACCAAAGTTTcactctcttcttcttcttcaggtaACAAACCTTTAAAGAACACCcgctttatttcttcttctagttcatcctcatcttcatctgttCTCTCCATCTTCCTCACAGATTTCCTTACTACCACCTTTGTAATACCTTTACCTTGCTGCTCCCACTCCTCCTCTTTTCTTAACTTTTCAACTTCCTCCTTCCCTAACTCCTCTTCTATTACTTTCTGAAGTCTCTCTGCCATCTCATCCACATCCTGCAGCCTTTCCTCTAAGCCCCTCACTTCCCTTAGCTTTCCTTCCAAAACATCCACCTCTGTCATCTTGTCTACTAAGGTAACTGTTTCCTGCAGCCTTTGAATCACTTCCTTAGTGGTCACTTCTGTACTCTGCTCCTCCACTCGGAGCTGGAACTGGACTTGGGATGAAGCTGAGAGGAGTTGCAACAAAAGTGAAACACTGAGCAGTGAAATTCAATTTGATTAATAAGTAGCCTCTTATATAATTCATATAAAAACTGtacttaaagaaaaataaaaagggttCTATAAATTGTTTTCCATACAAAAAAAACTCACACAGAGGCTGTTGTACACATTCAGAGGAAAACAAGATGAACCAATCATCTCGTTGGATGAATTCTGGTTGGAAAAGCTGGGCCAAGGAGGTCATTTCTGCCAAGCTGGGTTTGGCTGACAACATCAGAAAAAGATGCATGCGACATTTTTGGACTAGataaacaaaaacccacaaatCTCAAACAGTTGAAAACAGAGAGCAACATGTTTGGTTTTATCGAACGTTGGGtcaaaagctaaataaataaataactctcCAACTCAAACTGCTTCATTAGAAATGAATGAAGACCATAAACATGTAGCTAGGAATCTGTAGACATTGCCAGTGCTGATACCTGGCTCTTTTACAACATCAAAAGTTGAGACCACGGGAACTGGACGATCATGGTACAGAAGGGCAGACCAATCGTCTTCCTGTCtcatctgctgctgctcatcGGTTGCCAGCTCCTGCCATGGCTGACTGACTGACCGGGTAACGGTTGTCCCCTGCCAGGTCTGAACAGACTGTCCCTCCTCCCAGAACTGAGCGGAAGTCTGCTCTGATTCCCCTTTGGCTGTGAAGAGATGGCAAGGTGATGGCAGTTATGCAACGCTTCAGCTGGACAGATGACGGCTGCTGCGAATGCTTCACAGTGCTTCAAGCACGTTTGTAACCCAGTTAAATGCCAAGTAGTTTTACTGGTCTATTGTGAGTCCTTTAAAATGAGGTTagtgaaaaacataaaatatgcatCTTATAGTTcagaaaaaatgtgaatgaCCAGGATATACCTGCAGGTTATATTTCATTCTTTAACCTGTTTTAATGAAAGCGGCTGCAGCAGTGATGAGTGAGTCAGTGGGTTAAGAGGTTAAACATGCTGCAGgctaaaaggaaatgaaaatgtgtgtgctTTACACATTTAGCACAACTTCTGTGAAACAGCCACCTCGAGTCAGAAAATGTTCAAGAATGGTTCGGTATCAGATGAAGCTTGTTTAGCCCGATCCTTTTGGAGTTCACAGCAAGAAAACTACCCTTGAGTCATATCAAGGGAAGAACTAAGTATGTGTCACGTGTGGAAACGTGACATTTTTCCGACATGTTGAGCACAATGCAAAGCACATTTGCAAAGATTTAACGGCATAAAAGCGGATGAATGAGAACGTGTGAGGATGTTAAACGCAAACAGCGACCAGCGAGTTAGAAATATGCCAAAAGGCATTGCGAGCTGTTCCACACACTGGTACCTGGGAATTCAAGAGAAGACTGAGGTTTGTCAAGTTCCATCACTAACGACCAGTCATCAGTCTCAGACCTGCCTGATCCTGAAAGTTGCTGCAGAAACTGGAGAGTCTCCTCTCCAGCTGCAAGagtaaaacatgtcaaaaagAAGCTCATCAAAGCCAAGGTCCACTGCAAAAACCCAGATTTTAAAGCACAAACTTGCACGTACCTCCGTCTAGGTTACGAGACAGCCTCTTGCTTGCAGAACGTGCAAAGCGAGGGGCTGGGCGGTCGATCATGGAGCTCGCCTGGCGGGTCTGTGCCTGAGTGCGACCACTGTACCGAAACTTAGAGCCCAAGACGAGGAAGCGACGGGATGCAGGAGGCTCCACTGTCGACACCCTAAGCAAGAGGTACATCACAGAATCAATAAGACCATTTAATCTCAGTAAGACCAGGGATTCATCATTATTAATgggtttttatgtaaaaaggTAAACAACACTTTGTAGTTCATCTTAATAAGCAGGCTAAAACTAAAGGGTTTAATTATAAGATTAGGACCATGAGTGTGTAGCTTTCCATTAGCAGATTGTGATGTAGGGATTAAGGTACATTAAAGACGACCTGAAAATGACCTCCTGTTGCCAAGCAGGAAAGTGTCATCCTGAATTACAGAAGAACAACAAGGCTTTACCTGAAGAAGGTATGATGTTCAACACAAACTTTCCACAACTTCTTTGAGGCCTTGTAGTTGGGTAGTTTGAAGCCGATAGTGCTCTCATACTGCTCTTGCTAAAAGTAATcaaacagatgaaaatgaattaagACTTAAAGTCAATGACATTATTCTGCAACCCAACATGGAACAAATGAAAAGCTGATTAGttctaaaacacttttttttccagatgatGAATCACAAAATGTTCATTACCATGAAAATTACTCAAGTTTTTAACTGTAGGcgaataataaaaattatactATTTCAAAGCCAGTACAGCAGGTAATTTTGGGTAATATTTTATGGACTAGATTTGGGATTGGGAACAggtagaaaaactaaaacataatgAATGCTTGAGATTCACCTCTGATGGtctgattttaataaagaagCTGCTCCGTTTGTAAGAGATCTTGAGCACTTTAGGCCAAGGGAAACGGTTGATTCGAAGTTTGTCCTTGTAAACCATCAGACCGCTGGAGCAAACCCCCAGCGTAATGTCAACACCGTCAAGATCCTGCatgtaaaaacagaatcaaGGAGTCACACAACCGTCATCTCCCTGCACTTACAACACACAGTCACTGGGAGGCAGACTTTCTTACACAATCAAACAAAACCCTTTGGGGTCATGGGGTTTGTTattaatctctcttttttttcctctaaggGGAATGACATCaattttgtaattaaatttgCTACTGCTGCTTTACAAGCATGCTACtgtgaaataatgaaaagcaTAACAGGAAGTCAGAGTATAGTATCTCTCAGGATTTCCATGAAAAGACTTCAGTTAACCGGCAAAACAATAATCCCAACAGGGTAAAACAAttggataataaaaaaattgaatagaaataaaaatagtaatctCCACCTTGGCTTGGTGCAGGTCAACTCCATACATGGCAAGTTTCTTGGCATTTTCCAGAAACAGCATGTCTGCTTGGGCTGGGCTCATTGACCTGGAGACAGAAAATGAAGAGTTCTTTTCAAAGATATGCTTCATTGACACATAAAAGGGTTAAATTATTTGCAAGTAGGTTTGGgtcaaaaagtaaacaaacaaaaaaaagttaatggTTTGGCTCAGCTGAGCTTTGTGTTTAGAATCTACCACCTTCTCAATTGATCAAATCAGGTTCCATCGTCTTTCCTAACCTGTAAGTACGGTGTAGCTCCATCACTTTCTCCTCCAGCTCTTTGCTCTGTCCAGGAGCCAGGCTTAGATCTTTAAGATAGTCTGACCCGTGAACCTCTGGGTCATATTCTCCCACCTCTGACTGGGCTGTGTAGGAGCCCAGCAAGGACAGTGTGACAAAGGAACAGGGAAGAACTCCACGCATAATGTCCTTCCTCAGCTGAAGACAGAGGAAGTACCTGAAGAAAAGGtgaatggataaaaaaaaaactaagttatGGATAAGTGAAAAtgacaataacagaaaaaaattgtttctaGTGAAACAATTTTCAAGTGTGCTTGCATAATATCAATCCTTTCATGAGAGCTAAACAGCTAACGTAGCTCTGTCGGTATTACAACTTACCTGGTGAGATCTTCAGTCAGCTGTGCAGGATCAGGAGGATAGAACTTCACGTTGAATGTAAACTCATAGACAGCACCTGAAACCTGCTTTCGGATCTCTTTGGTGGGTTCCAGCCATGTCTGCAGGAAAtattggaaaaaaagaacaaccacTCAGCACAGATTTCTTCCTTGTGTGACTCTGTTATTAAAGAATAGCTAAAGTAATACAAGAAACGCCAGCCCACCTTGCTGGTTGGTGTTTCCCAGTTAGCAAGGCCAAAGTAATCCTTCTCCAGAAGGTTGACATGGTCACACACTTTTGTTAAAAGTTCCTGGCCTTTAGCATGTTTCTGAATAACACACACACGGACAACTATATTAATCAAACAACAGAGCATTAAGTAAAAATTATCAAGAAAATTTGGTGAGTTGCTTACATCAAGTTCACACTCAAACTGAGTGTCGTCCAGTAAGGTGACTTTGCACTGCATGATTTTCTGACGTTTGGGGCTTTTAGCCTCCTCCAccttcttttctgtcttcttttctttcgCCGGTTTCTCTTTCTTGGCCTGCTGCTCGGTTGCCTTTTGCTCTCCTTTGGTTGCCTCCACCTTTTCTGTtggttcctcctccttctttgtGTCCTCCTTTTTCACGTCTTCCTCTACTTCAGGCTCTTTCTTTATCTCAGATTCTTCCTTCTGTTCCTCTGGAGCAGGCTAATGGAGTTCCCACGAGACATTTGCAGAAGAGACAGGATACAATGCATTAAATGTACAAAGATGACAGCACTTGAGACAATACTACACATGATagtaaaaatcaaatatatagTTGTTAATAGAGGCTTTTGTTCTGATGAgtacaccaaaaaaaaaaaaaaaacaagcttttagCTGAAACCATCACAGTTACTTCTGCTGAACCAGCTACCCACGTCATAAAAAATTcattggaggaaaaaaaaaaaaaacaaaacacaggttTCTCTACTATAATGTGACAAGCAGCATGAATCTAAATATAACACAACTTTGTTCTACTTGGATTTTCTGTAGATGATGGCATTCTTGCATTGCATCGTCCATTAAATATGAGGCAATTATATAAGCTTAGCATGGAGAAAGCTACTCTTTCTACCCAAAGAATATTTAATTAGCATGCTATAACCTCTGGATTTGAAGAAGTGCCACCATGGAACCTTGTTATGATAGTGGAAACAGCAGCCATTAAGTACCATAATATAAAGTCCtgtctatttttttaataagctataatgtatatgtattttttgttcATGCACTTTTAAGACTGCTTTTAAGATGACTTTGTTAACATCTAGGCGGCTTCAAGCTGACTGCTTTTGTCCATCTCTTGTCCTCATGTTAAGGGATGTTAATCGTCTTCTGTATTCCAGTTTAACTGAGcttttacacacacagattATATTAATCCACTCATCTAATTTTTGGCAGACAAATAACACCCAAATGTCTATTTTGTTTCCTACAGTAGTGAATAAATGAGctaaatcattattatttagaACTTTTGCCAAGATTGATTTCCATTTACCGGtaccataaaaagaaaagaatgtatCCGTGGTGTCCGTGTACTGGGTGCCAGTCCACAGCTGAGTGTTTTCTGGCTGTTAGTCACTCACCTGTGTCTCAGTGCTGCTTACTGACTGCTGATCTGGAGCCTGTTCAGTGTCTGGCTCAGTTTTAAGTTCAGGCTCTGGAGCAGCAATCGGCGCTTTCACCTGCTCAACTCCGGCTTTCAcctccttctcttccttttttcctttgttcttccctttctcttttttctttcccttttcctcttctttttgttgttttccttcagTCTTCCcctgctcttcttctttttccttctgttttgcCTCTTCGTTCACCTTCTCCTCCCCTTTTGGCTtgtcctcttctttcttttttcccttttcttcttttgctttctcctcctcctttttagccttttcttctttcgttttctcctcttctttctttttagccttctcttctttcactttgtcctcctccttcttcttagctttttcttcttctttcttttttgccttttcAGCCTCTCtggctttttcttcttctctcctctttgctttctcttcttctctctttcgtaccctttcttcctcctctgttttcctttttgctttttcCTCTTCCCTCTTCTTcaccttttcctctttttcttttttctttgccaaCTTCTTATcaactttttcttcctctttctttccaGCCTCTGTCGCTTTCTCTTTAAcctccttcttttcttcttttgtctctgGTTTTGCCTCCTCCTTTTCTACAGCCAGTTttgtcttctcttcctccttctcctcttctatcttttctggcttttcttcctctttttttgtctcGTCCTTTTTCACTTTCTCCTCATTCTTTTCCTCGgcttttttctttgcttctttttttttctttttactgcccttcttttcaactttttcttccactttctttttttcttctatctgctctattttctcttcttctgtctttttaacTTCTTTGACATCTGATTTCTCCTCCACGGCTTTAGTCtccttttcttcacttttcacCTCTTccactttctcttcttctgcctTTTCAGCTTTCTCCTCTTTGTCTGATTTTTCTTCCCTGGCTTTCTCTGCCTCGAACCCCTCGCCCTCAGAGCACTGCGAGCGACGTTTCAGGAAAGAAGAGAACAGACGAGAGAGGCCTTTGCCAGCAGAGGTCCTGGTACGAGGCTtcagctgctcctcctctgggGAGGTAGCTGCATCCGCAGGCCCAGGTTCAGCAACCTGCTCCTGGGCCTTTTTGCTCGGCTGCTCCCCCTCCTGCTCAGatgttgctgcttcctgcttctgCTTATTCTCTGGCTCAGGTTCAAGGGCTGCACTGCTGGTCTTCTGCTTGCCCTCGGTGTCTGCCTCACTCACAGCGCTTGCCTCTGTTGTCATGGTAGCCACTGGGAAGGAGAACAGAAGGGAGTCAGAGATGAAGAAAAGTCATAATGCTGCACAAAGCATGGTGGTGAACTATATGGACATACTTGGATCACAACTACCAAGAAAGCTGACTATTTAGCCCTTTTCACATGAGACATGTGAATGTAATTACTTCATCAGTCATTTAAGCAATGACATTAGGTCATTCACACATTTGCcactttttgttcatgtttgttgACATCGTTGTGAAAGTGATGGAAATATTAGAcgataaataaagatatttattgAGTCACAGCCTTTTtacaacatccatccattttctattttatgttattccaattcagggatGCGGGTAAGATGAAGCCTaccccagcaattagcaggtcgTCAGTCTATCGTAGTGTTTTTACAACATGTCATCTCATTAGTGCCAAGCATGCAGTTGTGTGAAAGAAAACGGGATGGAGGCAGCTCAAAATGTTACATGCTCACCACAGCAGCAGGGCAACTGTTATCAAATAGAGACAAGAATGATGTTACGCCACCTTTTCACACTGCCACTGCTGTTTGACAGAAGCTGCAGCACCGCACAAAACTATTTTTACTCATAACATCTTCTTATGCCATAAAACTGAATATCAAGCACGAACATGAAGCATTGTGTTACGTCAAACCACTCAGAGCTGAGCAGCAACATAAGGAAAACTTCATAGGCAATATTGCATCAATGACGATATGATTTgtgataaatgtaaacaaataactTTCCTTTTCTGTGTCTGTTCATAATGATTAGCTGTTAAATATGCAagaaacagaacttttttttaatatagtttTTATGACATATTGTATATAATCTGAATTTTCTGCACAATTTTTATTGTTGGTATGCTTTTATGTTTGatggtgaatgaatgaatttgatTGTTGTTCATCACTTTATGGCTGCAGCTAGGGTAAACGCCCAATACAAATTTCCCCCTAAGATGACAATAAAGTTAATCTTGATCTTGACTTCTTCTACATGGAATAGAGCCAGTAAAGTACTGATACTGCACATGCTGATATTGTGACAGGTTTTTGATATATTGAGCCACTATAGGGAACCAGTTGCTAATATGATCTATGGTTAGACAGAAAGCGCAAACTTCAGCTACAGCTCATTTGACTCAAAACATCTTTAAGTCGGAGAGGTTGAACCACATTGTTAATTATTATTGAAGCAAACTGCTGGATTCCTTCAAACAGCTGATCATATATCAAATTAACCCACCTCTTTTGTGCATGTCTGTTTGTAAACTAATTGCAGCAGTTCATATTTGTGCTGTGCTGAAAGTGTCTCAATACGTAACAGAAAAGATCGCCGGATGGAGGCGGTGAGGGTCCAAACGTGACATGGAAATGCTCAATGACTGCGACATTAATAAGGAGCaatgcatgtgtgaaatgtttttaaaactggatGATTTACTCTttacttaaaagaaaatgtcatgtgTAGGCTTGATATACCGATCAGGCTAAATGATTTCTAACTTTATTCATCATCAAGAGGAATTTTAATAAACAAGTTCTATGCAGTAATCTACTTCGCTGTTTAAAGATAACTGCTTTCGCTCTGTGGTATAACAAACTTCTATAAAGCAAACTAACACCCACGGATTATAATCTAACTCCAGCACAGTtctcacacatacaaaaaacatcattttttcAAACAATAGCCTTCCATGCTGAAGAATGCTGAGGGCCAATCACAGACTCATTAAATCCCACCGACACAAAGGAGGCATTCTCTTCTGTATCTGCCTATTAGCACCGCCTGGGTCATCCTCACCAAGCAAGCCTGGCTCTTCATATCACACACACGCACCTGCACAGGTCATCGGACACACAAGGACCAGATAACATGATGATACAAAAGATCATCAGTTGgtaatgcttttttgtttgctaCTCTGAATTTccagtttaaatgaaaacttcCCAGACAATTAACCCTAAATCTGCCACAAAGGCCAACATGCCTTTTctaaagtaaatgtttaaattattttggcAAACTGCTTCTTATTCAAATGTGCAATGGAAACAAATGTTGTGTCTTacaatttttaatcaaactctgAAGTAGTTATGCAAATATGAAGGCTGCAGCTAATTTATAATACTTTTCTTACTTATTGTCAAGCAACAAAGTGACTCACAGCCTTAAAACTCAGAACCTTAAGATTTAAATCATtcaacttttatttaataatttggcaGATATGGTACATTGAAAATCTTCCACCCGGCTGCTTAGGTAGGCGAAATGTTGGCTACAGTGCCTCAAAGTACCATCAATTCTCTTCAGTGATAAGCGTCCTGTCTGGCCTTGTCTAATCGGTGACTAATGTAGCTGTGTTTGTCTCCTCCATATGTAGTTCAAGTCCCACCCTACTCTTTTGATGGGGGAGGGGGGAAATGCCAGACAAGCAGACAGGCCAATCTTCCAGATGTACAGGGCTGTCCCAAAGGGTGCATCCAGGATCTCTATACCATACACTTCCCACTGGCACTACGGGAcagcaggagaggaggagggggtaCGCAAATAGGCCAAATCCTCTTTAGCCCTCCCATTGTTTGTGTCCAGTGACCAATAACTGCTGCACTCTATTACTAATCCTGCCCACCCTTCCCCCCACAAGACCCCCCCTACCCC
Encoded here:
- the LOC121641205 gene encoding uncharacterized protein LOC121641205 isoform X1 encodes the protein MQCKVTLLDDTQFECELDKHAKGQELLTKVCDHVNLLEKDYFGLANWETPTSKTWLEPTKEIRKQVSGAVYEFTFNVKFYPPDPAQLTEDLTRYFLCLQLRKDIMRGVLPCSFVTLSLLGSYTAQSEVGEYDPEVHGSDYLKDLSLAPGQSKELEEKVMELHRTYRSMSPAQADMLFLENAKKLAMYGVDLHQAKDLDGVDITLGVCSSGLMVYKDKLRINRFPWPKVLKISYKRSSFFIKIRPSEQEQYESTIGFKLPNYKASKKLWKVCVEHHTFFRVSTVEPPASRRFLVLGSKFRYSGRTQAQTRQASSMIDRPAPRFARSASKRLSRNLDGAGEETLQFLQQLSGSGRSETDDWSLVMELDKPQSSLEFPAKGESEQTSAQFWEEGQSVQTWQGTTVTRSVSQPWQELATDEQQQMRQEDDWSALLYHDRPVPVVSTFDVVKEPAKPSLAEMTSLAQLFQPEFIQRDDWFILFSSECVQQPLSSSQVQFQLRVEEQSTEVTTKEVIQRLQETVTLVDKMTEVDVLEGKLREVRGLEERLQDVDEMAERLQKVIEEELGKEEVEKLRKEEEWEQQGKGITKVVVRKSVRKMERTDEDEDELEEEIKRVFFKGLLPEEEEESETLVTQENLLDESLREKLRQIEKEWQGEVEEKFASPELAGTTSVVAYQRVERTAKKRVTVEDGGQSGGTVLDKWEIAEERTQKEVTGRGQAEDHVQMEDEDDWFELFHRPLYKPAGNGSEYFSSKSEVAALVVKTEVKVEERKVRQEEVWRVPEILQQPYVVGRVDDSWFVLLEVPPRETSYLPQVTLRERAQTDDQAFVSVAGDVEEEKVLIEERQIIQEAPRYLEEILQQQVADREDDWFKLLDVLPSKTTYVPPVTPKEGVSLTEVMAVKQREQRAKVLVRDTEIKLIPVEREDDWFMLLDVPIRQTSFVPPVSMAESSQVYHRESVSSVSKVLTVKSRSDIVVEEILMQKDDKQLPEQKMLLPMREGEDDWFLLLDFVSRATSYVPPVYVPPPSKIYPAVPAKAESVQPKFYLDQISPQPFQQLPKIDDDWFILFDAVHGKAVTVPTATPLEIVRDMKKTFEAEVKTTETRTYKKVIIGVDRRQDGTRISEIRPSQLAPLSETGGENDWFKLFDVTRGKPVVMLPVAVVQRVTPPAEPKPDYVMEAVRPAVVLVNQPQPRKVEDDWFVLHDVAEQVSVPVAVDELVTVRPVVRRAKEFAITEQITQRRVTIVEEKWQKKDVVQPQPAVRQVEDDWFVLLDVAPKKSVAPPEGIQVPAKVKLPAAVVTRKIDISEIRPQFEKRILEERVPLVQSQAGDDWFVLLDFDLKESVVSTQRGMRPVSAPVFSQAALAEAGIPMAPLEQPQTSTPIKTSRQEERKLEVTVEAVEPSRMEAVAEVKTAVWREQREVDSSLISTINGDIQHESETSLEGVRMRKKRAKKIEGDSIYVRHSILMLEEFEKPQEDLLKHHASISELKRNFMEAVPEPRLSEWDKRLSTHSPFRTLGINGQPLPSADGSVCISSLSKGSETKAGHEETSIYLGFTVISSPNITPKSELDSVEAFTAPVEEQSCDQEEDVVFETPPVPELEVKMVQLASSFKTSCKVLDEIQEEKGSCPGVAECSERIVGSSPASYYWSDGPQVMRCFQPPLVQTQTVTITAVSLPSDISTTEVPIVQTKTFTYDSSKVTDDGTDEDKDSTAVSSSKTISTESTSGTTVTTTTTQISKVVKSGSSEMRVEKRIVITADSDIDQDKEKHGGASAL